A stretch of the Lytechinus variegatus isolate NC3 chromosome 5, Lvar_3.0, whole genome shotgun sequence genome encodes the following:
- the LOC121415622 gene encoding complement factor H-like — MLKWWTSGDRVARWEASDTLSMSLCGSKLGQTTTVLILFILSGLVLTVTGQTSAPSLCSPPDVEGGGSVSFSPNQTCYDEGSSVNVTCSGYLFGVKEIGECFDGYWLTPQQPTCEESSCPVPTDPQNGSLSPSGSNSLYDEIEYSCDEGLFLDGPSMAVCTGTGQWSPNTIPTCSGNCTIPVISNGQGTSSDDVLQEGSQLTITCSDGYSLIGIANVTCHSEEWNPEVGECLANCPSPDVANSDFATNQGETNHGDYIILTCDEGFTSGSGENVSEPLTCGNGTWDTDVYCYANCPSISPPDDGFANSLVEPFYHGRIVTFNCSIGFTLVGDTNSTCNDGSWTNAVPECKADCLVPYIENSNLNDTTNSTYVPHGSSTMVTCYDGFTFGFGSDFDGTLTCDDGVIDSSGIECLENCASPTVPNSNLANQTNVFPYGASLVVECDDGFSSGSGSLKDELLVCEGGSWNDSVYCYENCPNISAPDGGNMFPDPASFYHSNLVYFNCSETYLFVGQPNLTCDNGTWSDPVPDCKASCVGPDVENSNFANSTVLTQHGDFVEVQCDDGFTSGTGDEAEEVVYCDDGGFNRTVYCYENCPNITGIENGIVELSGPPHFYGDSVNFTCLTNYTLDGNQTITCLDGEWSSNFPECKADCRDPGTPVNGSQVANSSYSHGGQVSFECDPGFDILGSETITCDNGTWSGLVPICAESTLVDQITLTCAYDSFTVQVPYALLDGLTPEQLVLENNVNCTGVNDSSGVVNITSKLGDCGTELIEETDSDGVDTTYYDIYKNRVIAYSPTGVLSGPEVDLPLTCTYDRERLLDGVKYQLNNYTISRSLAEDGTYQFLFAVYEDESFDIVVDDSVVYVDLGEDVFFGVSLMGAGGTLRVNARTCWATPSSQSTDNIRWELVANGCPKDDAFLFYEDDTRALFSLSSFRFLNEGDSVYIHCDVLVCELSNSQCNNPWEDCSGSSSRRRRRSAAHIGPTKKKRLRVGPFRRIESSYSYSRHVLPDSSQREGLPSVAGSLTAYIVIIVSLAAICLVLIASLSFVTTKLLMARTK, encoded by the exons CACCCAGCCTCTGCTCGCCACCTGATGTAGAAGGTGGTGGGTCAGTAAGTTTTTCCCCCAACCAGACTTGCTATGATGAAGGTTCATCCGTGAACGTCACCTGTAGTGGATACCTGTTCGGAGTAAAAGAAATTGGAGAGTGCTTTGATGGATACTGGTTAACACCGCAGCAACCAACATGCGAAG AATCAAGTTGCCCAGTGCCCACAGATCCCCAGAACGGCTCACTAAGCCCATCGGGTAGTAACTCCTTATACGATGAGATTGAATACTCCTGTGACGAAGGCCTCTTCCTTGATGGTCCCAGCATGGCAGTGTGTACCGGGACGGGGCAGTGGTCTCCAAATACTATACCAACATGCTCTG GGAACTGCACGATTCCTGTTATTTCCAATGGCCAAGGTACCTCATCTGATGACGTACTTCAAGAAGGGAGTCAACTGACTATCACGTGTTCGGATGGCTATTCTCTGATTGGTATAGCCAATGTAACGTGCCACAGTGAGGAATGGAATCCGGAAGTTGGGGAGTgtttag CGAATTGCCCCTCACCGGACGTTGCGAATTCGGACTTTGCAACTAACCAGGGGGAGACCAACCATGGCGATTACATCATTCTCACCTGCGACGAGGGTTTTACTTCCGGTTCAGGGGAAAACGTGTCTGAGCCTTTGACCTGCGGGAATGGTACTTGGGATACAGATGTATACTGTTATG CTAATTGCCCATCGATCTCGCCCCCTGACGATGGATTCGCTAACAGTCTCGTCGAGCCGTTCTATCATGGTCGTATCGTGACATTTAACTGCAGCATCGGGTTCACTTTGGTTGGGGATACCAATTCGACGTGTAATGATGGAAGCTGGACAAATGCCGTTCCCGAGTGCAAAG CCGACTGCTTGGTGCCTTACATTGAGAACTCAAACCTGAACGACACGACGAATAGCACGTACGTTCCACACGGTAGTTCAACGATGGTTACCTGTTACGATGGCTTTACGTTCGGGTTCGGATCTGACTTCGATGGCACTCTTACATGTGATGATGGGGTTATTGATAGCTCCGGAATAGAATGCCTCG AGAATTGTGCAAGTCCCACAGTGCCGAATTCTAACCTGGCAAACCAAACCAACGTATTTCCATATGGAGCGTCACTTGTCGTTGAATGTGACGATGGCTTCAGTTCTGGATCCGGATCGTTAAAGGACGAACTACTCGTCTGCGAAGGCGGCTCTTGGAATGACAGTGTATACTGCTACG AAAATTGCCCCAATATATCAGCACCAGATGGAGGAAATATGTTTCCCGATCCCGCATCATTTTACCACTCAAACTTGGTCTACTTCAACTGCAGCGAGACCTATCTCTTCGTCGGCCAACCTAATCTTACTTGCGATAACGGTACTTGGTCCGATCCTGTACCAGACTGCAAGG CAAGCTGTGTAGGGCCCGATGTGGAAAACTCAAATTTTGCCAATTCGACTGTCTTGACCCAACACGGTGACTTCGTTGAGGTGCAGTGCGATGACGGATTCACTTCCGGTACCGGGGATGAGGCGGAAGAGGTCGTATactgtgatgatggtggtttcAACAGGACTGTTTATTGCTATG AAAATTGCCCGAATATAACCGGGATCGAGAACGGAATAGTGGAATTATCCGGACCTCCTCATTTCTACGGGGACAGTGTCAATTTCACCTGTCTCACAAACTATACACTCGATGGTAATCAGACGATCACGTGTCTCGATGGCGAATGGAGTTCGAACTTCCCAGAGTGCAAAG CGGACTGCCGAGATCCAGGCACACCTGTCAATGGTAGCCAGGTCGCAAATTCCTCGTACTCACACGGAGGACAGGTCTCTTTCGAATGCGATCCCGGATTCGATATCCTAGGCTCGGAGACGATAACTTGCGACAATGGAACATGGTCAGGTCTTGTCCCGATTTGTGCAG AATCCACCCTGGTCGATCAAATAACCCTGACTTGCGCGTATGATAGCTTTACGGTACAAGTTCCATACGCTTTGCTGGACGGGCTGACCCCGGAACAACTCGTGTTGGAGAACAATGTGAACTGTACTGGGGTGAACGATTCCTCGGGTGTAGTCAACATCACCTCCAAGCTTGGAGATTGTGGGACTGAACTCATCGAAGAAACGGACTCTGATGGC GTTGACACGACATACTACGACATCTACAAGAATCGTGTCATAGCGTACTCGCCAACTGGTGTGCTTTCTGGCCCTGAAGTTGACTTACCCCTCACCTGCACATACGATCGTGAACGACTTCTTGATGGAGTCAAATACCAACTCAACAACTACACCATATCCCGATCCCTCGCCGAAGACGGCACTTATCAGTTCTTGTTCGCTGTCTACGAGGACGAGAGCTTCGACATCGTCGTCGACGACAGTGTCGTTTACGTAGATTTGGGAGAGGATGTGTTTTTCGGAGTTTCGTTGATGGGCGCTGGAGGGACGCTCCGGGTCAACGCCCGGACTTGCTGGGCGACCCCCTCCTCCCAGTCGACGGATAATATCCGTTGGGAATTGGTCGCCAATGG ATGTCCGAAGGATGATGCTTTCCTTTTCTATGAAGATGACACACGTGCTCTTTTCAGTTTGTCAAGTTTTCGATTTCTAAACGAAGGTGACTCG GTATATATCCATTGTGACGTATTGGTGTGTGAGCTGTCTAATTCGCAGTGTAATAATCCCTGGGAAGATTGCTCTGGTTCGAGCAGTAGACGACGAAGGAGAAGTGCTGCACATATTGGCCCAACTAAGAAAAAGAGGTTGAGAGTTGGGCCGTTCAGACGAATAGAATCATCGTACTCGTACAGTCGTCATGTTTTGCCGGATTCCTCGCAACGCGAAG GGTTGCCCTCTGTAGCCGGATCTCTTACAGCTTATATCGTCATCATTGTGAGTTTAGCTGCAATATGCTTGGTCCTCATCGCCAGTCTTTCATTTGTAACCACGAAGTTGCTCATGGCGAGAACAAAGTAA